A window of the Mus pahari chromosome 1, PAHARI_EIJ_v1.1, whole genome shotgun sequence genome harbors these coding sequences:
- the Ucp3 gene encoding mitochondrial uncoupling protein 3 translates to MVGLQPSEVPPTTVVKFLGAGTAACFADLLTFPLDTAKVRLQIQGENPGAQSVQYRGVLGTILTMVRTEGPRSPYSGLVAGLHRQMSFASIRIGLYDSVKQFYTPKGADHSSIAIRILAGCTTGAMAVTCAQPTDVVKVRFQAMIRLGTGGERKYRGTMDAYRTIAKEEGVRGLWKGTWPNITRNAIVNCAEMVTYDIIKEKLLDSHLFTDNFPCHFVSAFGAGFCATVVASPVDVVKTRYMNAPLGRYRSPLHCMLKMVAQEGPTAFYKGFVPSFLRLGAWNVMMFVTYEQLKRALMKVQVLRESPF, encoded by the exons ATGGTTGGACTTCAGCCCTCCGAAGTGCCTCCCACAACGGTTGTGAAGTTCCTGGGGGCCGGCACTGCGGCCTGTTTTGCGGACCTCCTCACCTTCCCCCTGGACACCGCCAAGGTCCGCCTGCAG ATTCAAGGGGAGAACCCGGGAGCTCAGAGCGTGCAGTACCGCGGTGTGCTGGGAACCATCCTGACTATGGTGCGCACAGAGGGTCCCCGCAGCCCCTACAGCGGACTGGTCGCAGGCCTGCACCGCCAGATGAGCTTTGCCTCCATTCGAATTGGCCTCTACGACTCTGTCAAGCAGTTCTACACCCCCAAGGGAGCGGACC ACTCCAGCATCGCCATCAGGATTCTGGCAGGCTGCACCACGGGAGCCATGGCCGTGACCTGCGCCCAGCCCACGGATGTAGTGAAGGTCCGATTTCAAGCCATGATACGCCTGGGaactggaggagagagaaaatacaGAGGGACTATGGACGCCTACAGAACCATCGCCAAGGAGGAAGGAGTGAGGGGCCTGTGGAAAG GGACTTGGCCCAACATCACAAGAAATGCCATTGTCAACTGTGCTGAGATGGTGACCTATGACATCATCAAGGAGAAGCTGCTGGACTCTCACCTGTTCACTG ACAACTTCCCCTGTCACTTTGTCTCTGCCTTTGGAGCTGGCTTCTGTGCCACAGTGGTGGCCTCCCCGGTGGATGTGGTAAAGACCCGCTACATGAACGCTCCTCTAGGCAGGTACCGCAGCCCTCTGCACTGTATGCTGAAGATGGTGGCCCAGGAGGGCCCCACGGCCTTCTACAAAGG ATTCGTGCCCTCCTTTCTGCGTCTGGGAGCTTGGAACGTGATGATGTTTGTCACCTACGAGCAGCTGAAGCGGGCCTTGATGAAAGTTCAGGTGCTTCGGGAATCTCCGTTTTGA